A section of the Spirosoma pollinicola genome encodes:
- a CDS encoding metal-dependent hydrolase family protein, with protein sequence MRLKRYGLRFLIACCLSTGAFAQKTALLCKRLIDGTGKIVQNAAIVIEADRIIAVGSKDIIPKDASVIDLGDFTVLPGLIDAHVHPFIDKDDYQIDHLRRSSAQKALEGLKIMQDLLQAGWTTLRIAGDADVAYAQFDIRNAINKGLFTGPHIYGAGHYISVTGGGGDINFTSYEQPIIADGLIANGPDEMRKAVREEIKHGSDWIKIMVTGAFMTVGDNPQDVHFSSEELTAVMEEANRRHRPVMAHAHATEGIKMAVRAGVRSIEHASYIDEEGIDLMLKNGTYLIPTLSVDLFFQEKYFNSKALAKAVQLGKHEKDENTKSKMLSLAIRKGVKIGLGTDNVGFPATFPAREFAELIKLGMTPMQAIQAGTKVNAELLGKEKDLGTIEAGKLADIIAVKGDPLTDITELQQVKFVMIGGKVVKSDN encoded by the coding sequence ATGAGGTTAAAACGCTATGGTCTTCGTTTTCTCATAGCCTGTTGTCTCAGCACAGGCGCATTCGCACAGAAGACCGCTCTGCTCTGTAAACGCTTAATTGACGGTACAGGAAAGATTGTCCAAAACGCAGCGATAGTGATTGAAGCAGATCGAATTATAGCGGTCGGCAGTAAAGACATTATACCGAAAGATGCCTCCGTTATTGATCTCGGTGACTTCACCGTACTCCCCGGTCTAATCGACGCCCACGTCCACCCGTTCATCGACAAAGACGATTATCAGATCGATCATTTACGGCGATCCTCGGCCCAGAAAGCTCTGGAAGGGTTAAAAATCATGCAGGACTTGTTGCAGGCAGGCTGGACAACGTTACGAATTGCGGGTGACGCCGATGTAGCTTATGCGCAGTTCGACATACGCAATGCCATTAACAAAGGCTTGTTTACAGGCCCACATATTTACGGAGCCGGACACTATATTTCCGTGACCGGTGGTGGTGGCGACATTAATTTCACGTCTTATGAGCAACCCATCATTGCCGACGGTTTAATTGCCAACGGGCCGGACGAAATGCGGAAAGCCGTACGGGAAGAGATAAAGCACGGCAGCGACTGGATCAAAATAATGGTTACAGGCGCGTTCATGACCGTTGGCGACAATCCACAGGATGTACATTTCAGTTCGGAAGAATTGACAGCGGTAATGGAAGAAGCCAACCGGCGACACAGGCCCGTTATGGCTCATGCCCACGCCACCGAGGGCATCAAGATGGCCGTTCGGGCGGGGGTTCGTTCCATCGAGCATGCTTCATACATAGACGAAGAGGGCATCGACCTCATGCTCAAAAACGGCACCTATCTGATCCCAACCCTTTCTGTTGACCTTTTCTTCCAGGAAAAATACTTCAACAGTAAAGCACTGGCGAAAGCCGTTCAATTAGGGAAGCACGAGAAAGACGAAAATACAAAGAGCAAAATGCTTTCACTGGCTATTCGAAAAGGTGTCAAGATAGGATTGGGGACCGATAATGTAGGTTTTCCAGCTACGTTTCCAGCCCGTGAATTTGCCGAACTTATCAAATTAGGCATGACCCCTATGCAGGCTATACAAGCAGGCACCAAGGTCAACGCCGAACTATTGGGTAAAGAAAAAGACCTGGGTACTATCGAAGCCGGAAAGCTTGCCGATATTATTGCGGTAAAGGGCGATCCATTAACTGACATTACAGAGCTTCAACAAGTGAAGTTTGTCATGATTGGCGGAAAGGTGGTAAAGTCAGACAACTAA